From a single Lonchura striata isolate bLonStr1 chromosome 13, bLonStr1.mat, whole genome shotgun sequence genomic region:
- the LOC110484713 gene encoding protein C19orf12 homolog, giving the protein MQSRVEDVMALLRYIAAAKCMEAAVTHSRRGAMLAGGGAVLGGMLGGPPGILAGGAVGGLIGWLTSEDFKSVPEILMELPAAEKQKLCAKTMAVVMNLNWTDSHHLIDLVVSKRALMEQVLGVLTTYLTKELKAKVRYGN; this is encoded by the exons ATGCAGAGCCGTGTTGAGGATGTGATGGCGCTGCTCCGCTACATTGCCGCAGCCAAGTGCATGGAAGCTGCTGTCACTCATTCTCGCCGAGGAGCAATGCTGGCAGGCGGAGGTGCTGTTTTGGGGGGGATGCTGGGAGGCCCACCTGGAATTCTTGCAG GAGGAGCAGTTGGTGGATTGATTGGATGGCTCACCTCTGAAGATTTCAAGTCCGTCCCTGAGATTTTAATGGAACTGCCTGCTGCTGAGAAGCAAAAACTCTGTGCTAAAACCATGGCTGTTGTCATGAACTTAAATTGGACTGATTCTCATCACCTGATTGATCTTGTAGTATCAAAACGTGCTCTTATGGAGCAGGTTTTAGGTGTGCTGACCACTTACCTTACCAAGGAGCTAAAAGCAAAAGTAAGGTATGGCAACTAA
- the LOC144247084 gene encoding pleckstrin homology domain-containing family F member 1-like translates to MVDHLANTEINSQRIAAVENCFGASGQPLALPGRVLLGEGILTKECRKKPKPRIFFLFNDILVYGSIIINKRKYNSQHIIPLEDVTLETLPDTLQMKNRWMIKTSKKSFVVSAASLTERKEWISHLEECIKHLLTKTGRQPCREPAAPWIPDKATDICMRCTQTKFSTLTRRHHCRCAQRLHLSLHTKRRHT, encoded by the coding sequence ATGGTGGACCACCTTGCAAACACGGAGATCAACAGCCAGCGCATTGCTGCTGTGGAAAACTGCTTTGGGGCTTCTGGGCAGCCCTTAGCCTTGCCGGGCAGGGTCCTCCTGGGAGAAGGGATTTTAACCAAAGAATGCCGCAAGAAACCAAAGCCTcgcatatttttccttttcaacgACATCCTGGTCTACGGCAGCATCATCATCAACAAAAGGAAGTACAACTCCCAGCACATCATCCCCCTTGAAGATGTCACTCTGGAGACGCTGCCAGACACCTTGCAGATGAAGAACCGCTGGATGATCAAAACCTCCAAGAAGTCCTTTGTGGTTTCCGCAGCCTCCCTGACGGAGAGGAAGGAGTGGATCAGCCACCTGGAGGAGTGCATCAAGCACCTGCTGACCAAGACGGGCcggcagccctgcagggagcccGCGGCCCCCTGGATCCCAGACAAGGCCACGGACATCTGCATGCGCTGCACGCAGACCAAGTTCTCCACGCTCACCCGCCGGCACCACTGCCGCTGCGCTCAACGGCTCCACTTGAGCCTTCACACAAAAAGAAGGCACACCTGA